Proteins encoded together in one Hylaeus volcanicus isolate JK05 chromosome 3, UHH_iyHylVolc1.0_haploid, whole genome shotgun sequence window:
- the LOC128874283 gene encoding U7 snRNA-associated Sm-like protein LSm10: MDLESKGERYILFNSLSILLKAVENERTTVDLRNEASVYGTVEHADAQMNIVMRNCVFTDPRGDSYNYDLLFVQARNIRFVHIPPEIRIIPAIKEQLRHLYNQKKIVKDDKRTFKMKRSEQRQQEGRAMVEKILEDKKKAK; this comes from the exons ATGGATTTGGAGTCGAAAGGAGAGAGATATATCTTGTTTAACAgtctttcaattttgttgaaagCTGTTGAAAATGAACGTACAACCGTTGACCTTCGAAATGAAGCGTCAGTTTACGGAACAGTAGAGCACGCAGATGC CCAGATGAATATCGTAATGAGAAACTGTGTCTTCACCGATCCTAGGGGGGATTCGTACAATTATGACCTGTTGTTTGTTCAAGCAAGAAATATTCGCTTCGTTCACATACCACCAGAA ATACGTATTATACCAGCTATAAAGGAACAGTTACGACATTTGTACAACCAAAAGAAGATAGTAAAAGATGATAAACGaacttttaaaatgaaacgttcgGAGCAAAGACAACAAGAAGGGCGTGCGATGGTAGAGAAGATTTTGGAAGATAAAAAGAAGGCAAAATAA
- the LOC128874280 gene encoding 5'-nucleotidase domain-containing protein 1 yields MIRIQHLLSKSLKSCLREEITLNFKTCETSRILTYSLTSSVSVKHYCTRMSFAPSMQANTNTLKFLDYDCVGFDLDNTLLRYNVTNLVHLMYETLANYLVTEKGYSTKYLSRPLNDKDLDFMQKGLFFDFERGNILRISADGIIHRACHGTSLLSVEEIKEIYCDQKWEATDAFCNDMLSTWNGPVSMKMRSSLDYFDMSSSLVFAKLIDTLDEEQGGPLDVYNVWPDMLDGLIEMYNKDHFKLDRGCFFHGLTKDPVKYLRKCSSETISWIQELKKQRVTFLITGSNIDFVDFTATYALGEDWKSLFDIIICYARKPGFFTDERPFLELTNYQEGDVVESKDLKQGGIYSQGNWKGLVKFLGCLSKKSNPRCIYIGDNLVQDIYVPNARVECDTVAVIEEQMSEGMVHQRLSHPDEKILNSTFWGSYFCLKDSKVNVDSLWGFTIKKYAKLCIPEIDLITQQPLGESYPCFSKDGKNYDGYYPAVPLSISTF; encoded by the coding sequence atgATAAGAATTCAGCATTTGCTAAGTAAGTCTCTAAAATCTTGTTTAAGGGAAGAGATTACTTTGAACTTTAAAACTTGTGAAACATCAAGAATTTTAACATATTCTTTAACATCTTCAGTAAGTGTTAAACACTATTGTACAAGAATGTCGTTTGCCCCATCGATGCAAGCAAACAcaaatactttgaaatttcttgaTTATGATTGTGTTGGATTTGACTTAGACAATACACTCTTACGTTATAATGTGACAAACTTAGTACATTTGATGTATGAAACTTTAGCTAATTATCTAGTAACAGAAAAAGGATatagtacaaaatatttatcaaggCCATTGAATGACAAAGACTTAGATTTCATGCAAAAAGGATTGTTCTTTGACTTTGAAAGAGGAAATATACTTAGAATAAGTGCAGATGGAATAATTCACAGAGCTTGTCATGGAACTAGTTTATTAAGTgtggaagaaattaaagaaatatattgtGATCAAAAATGGGAGGCTACAGATGCCTTTTGCAATGATATGTTGTCAACATGGAATGGTCCGGTATCTATGAAAATGAGAAGTTCGTTAGACTACTTTGACATGTCATCATCTCTtgtttttgcaaaattaataGACACTCTTGATGAAGAACAAGGTGGACCCTTGGATGTCTATAACGTTTGGCCTGATATGTTAGATGGATTAATTGAAATGTACAACAAGGATCATTTTAAACTAGATAGAGGGTGCTTCTTTCATGGTTTAACAAAAGATcctgttaaatatttacgtaaaTGCAGTTCAGAAACTATATCTTGGATTCAGGAGCTAAAGAAACAACGTGTTACTTTTCTTATTACTGGATCAAATATTGATTTTGTTGATTTTACTGCTACCTATGCTCTTGGAGAAGACTGGAAAtctttatttgatattattatttgttatgcAAGAAAGCCTGGCTTTTTTACAGATGAACGTCCATTTCTtgaactgacaaattatcaaGAGGGTGATGTGGTAGAAAGTAAAGATTTGAAACAGGGTGGGATATATAGCCAGGGTAATTGGAAAGGACTTGTTAAATTTCTTGGATGTCTATCAAAAAAGAGTAATCCTCGTTGTATATATATTGGTGATAATCTTGTACAAGATATTTATGTACCAAATGCACGTGTAGAATGTGATACAGTGGCTGTAATAGAGGAACAAATGTCTGAAGGAATGGTTCATCAAAGATTATCACATCcagatgaaaaaatattaaattcaacattttggggttcttatttctgtttaaaagaTTCTAAAGTTAATGTGGATTCGTTATGGGGGTTTACTATAAAAAAGTATGCAAAACTTTGCATACCTGAGATAGATTTAATAACTCAACAGCCATTAGGGGAATCTTATCCATGTTTTAGTAAAGATGGAAAGAATTATGATGGATATTATCCTGCTGTACCGCTCAGTATATCAACATTTTAA